The proteins below come from a single Comamonas antarctica genomic window:
- a CDS encoding bile acid:sodium symporter family protein: MNTLQLIGLALQLSMAGILLSVALQARPKDLTWLLHQPGLLARSLLAVFIIMPLAAVAVALVFDLPRPLEIALIALALSPVPPILPKKEIDSGGAPSYTFGLMAVTGIFSLVFIPVAAWLLSNTFHRPLEVSNAKLAEIVLTSILLPLVLGIVLRARAPKLADRLAKPISVVSSVLLVLAFLPVLWGEGKAMLALMSVGTLLVIIALYAFGIAAGHLLGGPDAGDRTVLALTNTTRHPAIALAILHTAPNPRAELGAVLLVFLLAFLVSIPYANWRRKALVDRPSTKKEL, from the coding sequence ATGAATACCCTCCAGCTCATCGGACTCGCGCTGCAACTCAGCATGGCCGGCATTCTTTTGTCGGTGGCGCTGCAGGCGCGCCCCAAGGACCTGACCTGGCTACTGCATCAGCCCGGCCTGCTGGCACGCTCGCTGCTCGCGGTCTTCATCATCATGCCGCTGGCCGCCGTCGCCGTGGCGCTGGTGTTCGACCTGCCCCGGCCGCTGGAGATCGCGCTGATCGCGCTGGCGCTGTCGCCCGTGCCGCCGATCCTGCCGAAAAAGGAAATCGATTCCGGCGGCGCGCCTTCGTACACCTTCGGCCTGATGGCCGTGACTGGCATTTTCTCGCTGGTCTTCATTCCCGTGGCAGCGTGGCTGCTGTCGAACACCTTCCATCGGCCGCTGGAAGTATCCAACGCCAAGCTCGCGGAAATCGTCCTCACCTCCATCCTGCTGCCGCTGGTGCTGGGCATCGTGCTGCGCGCCCGCGCACCGAAGCTGGCCGACCGGCTGGCCAAGCCGATCAGCGTGGTCTCGAGCGTACTGCTGGTGCTGGCATTCCTGCCGGTGCTGTGGGGCGAAGGCAAGGCCATGCTGGCCTTGATGAGCGTGGGCACGCTGCTTGTGATCATCGCGCTCTACGCCTTCGGCATTGCCGCCGGCCACCTGCTGGGCGGGCCCGACGCGGGCGACCGCACCGTGCTCGCGCTCACCAACACCACGCGCCATCCGGCCATTGCCCTCGCCATCCTGCATACCGCGCCCAATCCCCGCGCGGAACTGGGCGCGGTGCTGCTGGTCTTCCTGCTCGCGTTTCTGGTGTCCATTCCCTATGCCAATTGGCGCCGCAAGGCGCTTGTCGATCGTCCGTCAACCAAGAAGGAGCTTTGA
- a CDS encoding neuromedin U: protein MKILPIAACALACVAALPARADEELQKKLANPVADMISVPIQLTSTLKTGPQERPQHVVNFQPVYPVRISENWRLINRVIVPVVSSPALTPTQDRVNGLGDITYEGFFSPVKPAGGAIWGVGPMLQMRTATDERLGSGKWAAGPSALVLAQPGKWSVGALVTQLWSFAGDESRAKVNQMQIQPIVSYRLSPVHTVGYLGTITANWEESRSSQRWTVPVGMTYSTLVKPAKGAPINFVVGAGYNVVRPDNAGTWFVRAQATFIFDK, encoded by the coding sequence ATGAAGATTCTCCCCATTGCCGCCTGCGCCCTGGCCTGCGTGGCCGCCCTGCCCGCCCGGGCCGATGAAGAGCTGCAAAAGAAGCTGGCCAACCCGGTCGCCGACATGATCTCGGTGCCTATCCAGCTCACCAGCACCCTGAAGACCGGGCCGCAGGAGCGGCCGCAGCATGTCGTGAATTTCCAGCCGGTCTACCCGGTGCGCATCAGCGAGAACTGGCGCCTGATCAACCGCGTGATCGTGCCCGTGGTCTCGAGCCCGGCGCTCACGCCCACGCAAGACCGCGTCAATGGCCTGGGCGACATCACCTATGAAGGCTTCTTCTCGCCCGTCAAGCCCGCGGGTGGAGCGATCTGGGGCGTAGGGCCGATGCTGCAGATGCGCACCGCCACCGATGAACGGCTCGGCTCGGGCAAATGGGCCGCGGGACCGTCGGCGCTGGTGCTGGCGCAGCCCGGGAAATGGTCGGTTGGCGCGCTGGTGACGCAGCTCTGGTCCTTTGCCGGCGACGAGTCGCGCGCCAAGGTGAACCAGATGCAGATCCAGCCCATCGTCAGCTACCGGCTGAGCCCGGTGCACACCGTCGGCTACCTCGGCACCATCACCGCGAACTGGGAGGAGTCGCGCTCCAGCCAGCGCTGGACGGTGCCGGTGGGCATGACCTATTCGACGCTGGTCAAGCCCGCCAAGGGCGCGCCGATCAATTTCGTCGTCGGCGCGGGCTACAACGTGGTGCGGCCCGACAACGCCGGCACCTGGTTCGTGCGCGCCCAGGCCACCTTCATCTTCGACAAGTGA
- a CDS encoding SphA family protein, producing MRAAIKSISAGAAIAAVLAGPARADEGGISFWLPGQMGSLAAVPGEAGWSMPVLYVHTSAKGGRDAAFTRGGRVALGLKARADLVLAVPTYTFEKPVWGAQAAVGMGIGGAHMKTNIQATVTGPGGGQVSGSEHDSLNGAADLYPTASLKWNRGVHNFMAYTMGGIPVGAYTAGRLANVGVNHWSLDAGGGYTYFDKKNEFSAVLGFTHNWRNKDTDYKNGTSMHLDWAASHFVSQQVFVGAVGYFYHQLTGDSGSGAKLGEFKSQVTAIGPQLGYFFDWGGRKMYLNLKAYKEFDAKNRAEGWNAWATLLVPLGK from the coding sequence TTGCGGGCGGCAATCAAAAGCATTTCGGCGGGCGCGGCCATTGCCGCTGTACTGGCAGGCCCGGCGCGCGCCGATGAAGGTGGCATCAGCTTCTGGCTGCCCGGCCAGATGGGCAGCCTGGCGGCGGTGCCGGGCGAGGCTGGCTGGTCGATGCCCGTCCTCTACGTCCACACTTCGGCCAAGGGTGGACGCGATGCGGCGTTCACGCGCGGCGGGCGTGTCGCACTGGGCCTGAAAGCGCGTGCCGACCTGGTGCTGGCCGTGCCGACCTATACCTTCGAGAAGCCGGTCTGGGGTGCGCAGGCTGCCGTGGGCATGGGCATTGGCGGCGCGCACATGAAAACCAATATCCAGGCCACCGTGACCGGCCCCGGCGGCGGCCAGGTCTCGGGCAGCGAGCACGACTCGCTCAACGGCGCTGCCGACCTCTATCCGACGGCCTCGCTGAAGTGGAACCGCGGCGTGCACAACTTCATGGCCTACACCATGGGCGGAATCCCTGTGGGCGCGTACACCGCCGGCCGGCTGGCGAATGTCGGCGTGAACCACTGGTCGCTCGACGCGGGTGGCGGCTATACCTACTTCGACAAGAAAAACGAGTTCTCGGCGGTGCTGGGCTTCACCCACAACTGGAGGAACAAGGACACCGACTACAAGAACGGCACCTCCATGCACCTGGACTGGGCAGCCTCGCATTTCGTGTCGCAGCAGGTGTTCGTGGGCGCGGTGGGCTATTTCTACCACCAGCTCACGGGCGACTCGGGCTCGGGCGCCAAGCTCGGGGAGTTCAAGTCGCAGGTCACGGCCATCGGCCCGCAGCTGGGCTACTTCTTCGATTGGGGCGGCCGCAAGATGTACCTCAATCTGAAGGCCTACAAGGAATTCGACGCGAAAAACCGTGCCGAAGGCTGGAACGCCTGGGCCACGCTGCTGGTGCCGCTGGGAAAGTGA